The window TGCGcaaaatccgcagaaagaatagacaagactgatgcagaaattctgccgtgtgaacagtgcagcagaatcccattgaaatcaatgggactctactgCAGCGGAATTTTCAGTGCGGTCATTCCTCCATGTGAATATACGCTCATATGAACAGCCTAATTCTCTATATAGATCACCATTAATAGAGACAACATAAACCCTATCTGTCTTTTTCAGAGAGCAGGTGCTTAGGATAAAAGCAAGGAATGGTGAACAAATACGTCAATTGCAAGATCTGCAATCACTGGCACACCTTCAGGTATGGCTATGTCATTATAATTATCATCATGTATGTGTTTTAAGTTATATATGATAGATCATTACCTATTGCTCAGTTTAATGTTACCAGTTTATATAAACCAAATTATATCGCACCCCTTCACTGTGAGTGCAACATGTAATGGAGAATATTTCTCGCTTTGCAGCTTGATTTCTGGACTGAACCTGCTAACCCAGAAATACCAGTTGATGTTCGAGTTCCCTTTGATAGTCTTCAGTCAGTGAAGATCTATCTGGAATCCAACAACATTGATTACTCCATAATGATTAAGGATCTACAGGTAAACCACTCATAGGTGATGTATGATGTGACTGTAAACACCATCTATCTTAATGGGTTATTCCAGCcccagatttctatttaaaagttAAGATGCCTCAAAATGAAAATGGAaccatactcacctgccctgaaCCCTATGGCTGTTGTTATGACCGCTCACTGTCCATCctgctgaggctgggttcacactacgtttttgccatactgttttcaatccgtttttgtaaagaaaaccatatggcaaaaagacggatggaacagtatggaaaaaagtaaaccgtatgcgttttaaacagtatactgtttttaaaagtgcatacagttctgtcagtttttatttaaaaaaaaacatacgtttttgaaaattttgtccatttttaatgggaggggtcttgggtggggactttaggattcaaatgcgcatgtgcaaagtaaaaacgtatacgtttttcccgtatggaaccgtatacatgcatttcccattgatgtccatgttaaaaaaaatgtatgcggttgcagtaccaCAATTGACCAcagttgaccacaattttgtctccggtttaaaaaccgtactgcaaccgcatacgtttttttttaacatggacgtcaatgggaaacgcacatgtatacggttccatacgggaaaaacatatacgttttacttagcacatgcgcatttgaaacctaaagtccccacccaagacccctcccattaaaaatggacaaaattttcaaaaacgtatgggttttttaaaataaaaactgacggaactgtatgcacttttaaaatcagtatactgtttaaaaacgcatacggtttacttttttccatactgttccatccgttttttttgccatacggttttctttagaaaaacggattgaaaacagtatggcaaaaacgtagtgtgaacccagcctgacactGCTTCCTGGTTCCTGCAATGTTTTCTCCCTGCAGggactgctcagccaatcactgggggTTTGGGACAgggaaataccgtatttttcgccctataggttgcaccggcgtataagacgcacccaatttataggtgcaaaatctaaaaaaattaagattttgaacccaatatctgcggacctccagatgttgcaaaactacaactcccagcatgctgggtgttgtagttttgcaacatctggaggtccgcagattgaagaccactggtataggaggtaatactcacgtgtccccgccgctccggacccgtcactgctgccctggttgccgctccatcgctgtcgccgtgtccccgtcgctccggaacgtctctgctgccggccgggtatcctcgctctccgtcgccgccatcacgtcgttacgcacgtcgacacacgtacgcgacgacgtgatgacgaggaaggagagcgccggccatacaggttatccctgaatggagaagacaccgaggaggcaggtaaggtccctcccggtgtcctgtaagcactaacccggctattcagtcgggctgttcgggaccaccgcggtgaaatcgcggcggtcccaaacagcccgactgtacagccgggttagtgtcactttcccttctgacgcggcggtcagctttgatcgccgcatctgaagggttaatacagggcatcaccgcgatcggtgatgtcctgtattagccgtgggtcccggccgttgatggccgcagggaccgccgcgataggggtgtattcggcgtataagatgcaccgacttttcccccccagttttggggaagaaaaagtgcgtcttatacggcgaaaaatacgggtaggttttcttgtttgtttttgtaGAACTAATATTACCAAAGCAAATTGTATTGCTTGTTTGATGGCCCCATTTGATCCCAATGCAGAATGAAAGGCTTAATAACTTTTTAGTAGTCTGTATGCCAACTATTTGTTACAGTTAAAGTATTTTCATTGCAAATATTAAATCTGAAATATGGAGATATTTCTTcactatactataactactatGACATTTTCATGCTGGAGGACATACAGTACTCGTATGTTGGAATGATGGTGTTTATGATATGTAAAAAATAACTTTCCATATAGcatattcatttctttttttgctaTATGTTGTAGGAGGTGATTCATGCAGAGAAGCAAGAGATGGAAATCAATCAAAGGAAGGAACGCAACTCTGGTACTTTCAACTATGGGGCATaccatacactgaacaatgtaaGGAACCATACTTATGACCAGACATGGGCAAATTGTCTATCATTTTTACTAGTGCAATATGAAAATTAAAGCTAGTCACGTTCTGTTTGTGAAGTATactactttattattatttttttatattagctATACAGCGCCATTGATGCTATTGTGCTGGATTACAAATCCATTGTCAGCAAACAGCAGATTGGACTATCATATGAAAAACGCCCTATCAACGTTCTTAAGGTAAATgactggaaaaaaattaaaatatcagTTTTTTATGCCTAAGTGGGGTGTATTAAAAGGGGTTGTGAAATaaattgaactaatactgtattatCTAAATAAAAGTGTTTTTACTAAAAACACCTATTAACATTACAGTTCAGCACTGGTGCCAATCGTCCAGGCATATGGATTGATGCTGGCATTCATTCTCGTGAATGGGTCACCCAAGCTACTGCTCTCTGGACTGCACACAAGGTAAATGTCAGCAATATCAAGTGTCACTATCACTATCCCATTAGATTTACTGTTTGTTACTAAATGAATTTCTGTGGACAAGCAAATATTATTGTCATTTGGATGCATAAGCagactgtatttatttatttgagcaaAATATTCTGCTTTAAACTTATATGTAGAAAGTTTACATGGCGAGATTACACTATGCACcagtttcaaatcaactggtgccataaaattgctgctgtatgctccagaggaagttgtgtagttattttcagtctgaacacagtgctctctgctgccaccatatggtgcagctctctgctgtccatgttaggaacagaACATGCATTTCCAAGTCCACAAATCTACTTTTTGCGGCAGAATTTTTAGCAGTGTgcgcaatgcagcagaatcccattgaagacaacGCAAGGCTGCTGCACCATAATCTCCACTAGTGTGCAAATTCTCCAGTGGCCTAAAGTGCAAGTGCATTTTACAGAACAATGACCACAAAAAGGTTTTTGATATTTCTTATATGTGCATAAACATGAAGCCTGCCAGGCAGACTCATAAAATTAGCACagtcattaaaggagaactcaggaatagaaaaattgcccggcagtaaaaaaataaatagatacataccttccttcactcccctggtgcctccggtaaccctctccggtctccgccgcgatcctcttcctggttgctggtggacggcgagtcatactgcactcagccaatcactagccgcagcgaagtcctgacttggccggcgataggctgagcggcagtgtgacgttttgagccccggcagcaggtgccggtgtactgaagaattgtgtgtcttgaagcgttctcacactgccgctcagcctatcgctggccgagtcgggacttcgctgaggccggtgattggctgagtgcagtatgactcatccgaccaccggcaaccaggaagtggatcaccGCGGAGACCGGAGCGCGTTACCGGAGGCagcgggggagcgaaggaaggtatgtatcttttttttttttttttttttactgccaggtGTATGACAggcaattttcctattccggagttctcctttaaagcacgtacaaacaaaatgaaagtaaaagttggCAATGATGATCAGACATGAAAGACTGCTATATTACCAGCACCCTGTAACACCAAGAACCCATGCATTCTTGGTGTTACAGGGTGCAGATaataaagcaagaaaaaaatggtaAGCACcttcaaacaaaataaaaatatatgtacaggTGCGCATTGCCTTTACTGCAATGCAAATGTGAACGCTCCTCTCACCTGTCTTAGGCTGCTTTTAATAAGAGCAAAGCTTAACTGGATCCTAGATATGACCAGAGTAAAGTTTGTAGGCCTAAGGCCCAAGCAATAGTTTGATGTTAGGGCCCGATCCAATTTATGGCCACCTTACTACTGGTGGAtgagctaagagcctcaattatacatatacagtaaatCTAGCAGTAATGCTTTTCACAATATTCCATGTATTCAATGTTCAAATGTCTTAGAGTTGGCAGAGTGCTATTTAGTGTGGTGATCTCTCATCTAGGAATCATTGCACAACAAGGACTTAGAGCATAAATATAAATCATACTAAGGTCCCATCCACATTTAGCTGCTCCCATTGTTGTCACAAGGCAAGACACTACAGTAACTAGTACAGAATGAGTATTTTATATCAGAAATGAACAGTTGCCTTACAATACAATAATCTGCCAtgattattttaatatttcttaAACTTGTAAAAAGCAAACAACCATTAAAATATTCAATAAAGTGATAACCTATATTTTCAGCAAGTGTGGAACCTAATCGTTGGAAGAGAGTGTATATATTGATGGTAATGGTAAACTTTCTTTTTAAAGCTTGCTTCCGACTATGGAAAGGATTCATCTATAACCTCTCTGTTGAACCGTTATGATGTATTTCTTTTGGTTGTCACCAACCCTGATGGATATGTCTATTCCCACTCAAACGTAAGTATGTGCAATATTATCTATTCATTACTGTTGTAACATAACATAGAGTCAAGGAAGCTTTCATGTCAACACAAGAATGGGTGGCAACCATACTGTAATGATAAAATCTTGGACATTTTACATTAAAATATTTACCCAAGGAAAACATACTTGAAATTGATCCCTACTTTATTTGTGTTGCCATTGCTTATAAAGACAATATAAAACTTACTAAAGCATAAGAATGGAACAAGCACATTTGGcttatataatactatacagattgTAATTGTCATTTTGTTTGGgttaagatgatgatgatgatgttataCTCTAATAACTAGGAAATATACTTAGAAATAATTAAAGTGTAACACAATCAAAATGTAAATCTGTTATCAGGACCGTATGTGGCGGAAAACCCGTTCCATTAACAGTGGTAGCCGATGTGTTGGTGCAGACCCAAACAGAAACTGGAATGCCGGCTTTGGGGGTAATTAAGATTTCACATATAGTTGTTCTTAttcacatggatttttttttttaaatatatgtatatttattactttttcaCTATTTATTTGTAGGTCCAGGAGCCAGTTCAGATCCCTGCTCTGATTCTTACTATGGTCCAAGAGCAGAATCTGAGGTGGAAGTAaaggcagttgctgactttattagGGGACATGGCAAAATCAAAGGGTTCATAAGCATCCACAGCTACTCCCAGTATCTGCTCTTCCCTTATGGATATAAGTGTACCAACCCTCCTCACTTTACCGAACTTGTAAGTCAGTTTCACAATTACTATGAATTGTATTATACTGTAAAAGTCAATTTATACCTGATGATGCAACTCTGTAGAAAGAAGTGTGAAATAGTTAATAGTAAAGGCAAGGTATAATGAGAAATATCACTATGATTAAATACTCCTGTTTTTGCAGAACAATGTTGGCAAAGCTGCTGCTACTGCACTGAGCTCCTTGTATGGCACCCAGTATAGAGTTGGAACAATCTGCTCCACTATTTGTAAGTATGCATGGTAACAATACTGTTGACATTAAAAAAGCTATTCATTTAGTCAGTTGTTCGTAAACTAGATCTATTAGCACATTAATGGGTGGTTAACACTTAAGTTATACATCTAATTTAAAGGGATTGGCTGGTAAAAATgattcacaggatagggcataagcatCTGATCGTGAAggttctgactgctgagaccctctGTGATCTCCAGAAAGGGGCCCAGTGAGAGTATGTACTGTAGAAGGTACGCACTTCATTCAATTGTATAGGAGCGGCGGAGATGCACAAGTGatgttcttgtttttcttttttcattttgtcaGCAGCTGCAACTCACTACTAATGTCCAGCATTTACCCTTAAATGCTGATTTCGGCATTTAAAACAGGGTAATACAGTTTCCAAGGCATTAGAGGCCTTCATTGGACGACCACAGTGCAATTACGGTGGACCAATGAGTAAAGGTGGCGGATGGAGGTCTCTTACCCTCCTCTTGCTGCTTTCTGGGGATCATTTGATATAGCCGATAGTAGAATGTCGATAGTACTCATTGGTGCTAGACCATTGTATAgcgctgaacagtaatagcatttGAAAGATTGCTATTAGTAGTTCCCTATtgggaaataaaaaatgtgaaataaatagtaaaaaagtcaaaactattaaaatatgatattTATAATCTCACACGATGaacagtgtaaacgtaaaaaaaaaaattccaaaagccaGAATTTCAGATCTTTGGTCAGTTCATATAacagaaaaattaaaggggtattccaggctaaaacttttttttttatatatatcaactggctctggaaagttaaacagatttgtaaattacttctattaaaaaatccttccaatagttattagcttctgaagttgagttgttgttttctgtctaactgctctctgatgactcacgtcccaggagctgtgcagttcctatggggatattcttccatcatgcacagctcccggaacgtgacatcatcattgagcagttagacagaaaacttcagaagctaataactattggaaggattaagattttttttatagaagtaatttacaaatctgtttaactttccggagccaggtgatatatatataaaaaaaggttttgcctggaatacccctttaataaaaagcaattagagagtcccatctaaacaaaaatggtgcccataaaaaatacaaatcacgACACAAAAAATTAGCTTTTATATAGCCCTATatgcttaaaaataaaaaagttatgggggcaGAAAAGGTCAATTTTAAGAATAATTACTTTCTtacaaaatgttcacatttttagTAAAATAAGACAATGCCTCTATAAATTAAGTATAGTTGTAATAGCATTGACCTAGAGAATAACGATAAcgagtcatttttaccgtaagtgCACTGTATACAAATGACAATGACAGCGAATGCACCCTTAATATAAATGTTGTTTCTTGCTGCAGATCAAGCTAGTGGTGGAAGTATTGACTGGACCTACGACATTGGAATCAAATATTCATTTGCCTTTGAGCTTAGAGACACAGGACGTTACGGTTTTCTGCTTCCATCCACTCAGATTCTGCCAACAGCACAGGAGACCTGGTTGGGGCTGAAAAAGCTTCTGGAACACATAAGGGATAACCCTTATTAAACATGATCTAATGCAAAACCTGAATTTGTTTACCTATGTTTCTCAATTTGAAGAAAATGTTGAATTTCTGTAAAAAATTTTGGACAACATATGGACACAAGATATAATGTATTCAGAAATACAGATAACATTGCTAATTTTTAAAATGGTATAATCATTGTGTTTTGTACAAGTATATTATATTCAGAAACACATTCATATAGTACTACATTTCTAAATGGCCTTTTATAAGCAAATTTAtgccttataatatataaaataaattttcaaattttttttttctttttttacactttttggggcaattttttttattccagttaAGGACTGGTTTGCAAACTGCATAAAAAAACCAGATGAATTACTTCTGAGAAAACAtctgtaaaaatattttaaaaagtacgTTTTTTACTTTCCTCATAGCAATCATTTACAATTTACTaccgtttattttatttttacctttttatttttattttatttcattcaaAGGCTTTATCACACTCAGACctagatttactattgtaaatgcACCAGAATTTTGGTACAATTTTGGGtcttacagtatctcacataagtgaatcccccccccctcatattttgtgcaaatattttattatatcttttcatgttacAACACTAAATAAATGatgctctgctacaatgtaaagtagtgagtgcacagcctggatTACAGTGTTAACTGTTgtttcccctcaaaataactcaacacacagccattaatatcTAAACATTGACAACAAAATAAGTACAcctctaagtggaaatgtccaagtgTGGCTATCATTATTTCCTAGCACTGCCCTAAGccacttgggcatggagttcaccagagctgcacaggttgccactggagttcTCTTTCacaacatcacagagctggtggatattagagaccttgtgctcccccaccttccatttgaggatgcctcACAGATGCTCAATGCTGTttagtaatttaaaggggtactccgcctctagacatcttatcccctgtcctgccactggggacccctgcgatctctcctgtagtgttgagcggcataggccatattcgaattcgcgaatattcgcgaatatatggacgaatattcgtcatatattcgcgaatattcgcgttttattttcgcatatgcaaattattcgcatgtgcgaaaattaacatatgtgaaaatttgcatatgcaaaaacccgcacaagcaaaaattcgcatatgcgaaaattagcatatgcaaattttcgcatatacgaaaatttgcacaccagtctcacagtagtattagagccttctttacactacacaagctggaagcagtgaggggtgatcactgtgatgttgttacgccgagcgctccgggtccccgctcctccccggagcgctcgcttcactctcctcgctgcagcgctccggtcagatcctctgacccggggcgctgcgattccgctgccagccgggatgcgattcgcgatgcgggtagcgcccgctcgcgatgcgcaccccggctcccgtacctgactcgctctccctcggtcctgtcccggcgcgcgcggccccgctccctagggcgcgcgcgcgccgggtctttgcgatttaaagggccactgcgccgctgattggcgcagtgattccaattagtgtgttcacctgtgcacttccctatatcacctcacttcccctgcactccctcgccggatcttgttgccattgtgccagtgaaagcgttccttgtgtgttcctagcctgtgttccagaccttctgccgttgcccctgactacgatccttgctgcctgccccgaccttctgctacgtccgaccttgcttctgcctactcccttgtaccgcgcctatcttcagcagccagagaggtgagccgttgctagtggatacgacctggtcactaccgccgcagcaagaccatcccgctttgcggcgggctctggtgaaaaccagtagtggcttagaaccggtccactagcacggtccacgccaatccctctctggcacagaggatccactacctgccagccggcatcgtgacagtagatccggccatggatcccgctgaagttcctctgccagttgtcgctgacctcaccacggtggtcgcccagcagtcacaacagatagcgcaacaaggtcaacagctgtctcaactgaccgtgatgctacagcagctactacctcagcttcagcaatcatctcctccgccagctcctgcacctcctccgcagcgagtggtcgctcctggtctacgcctatccctgccggataaatttgatggggactctaagttttgccgtggctttctttcccaatgttccctgcatctggagatgatgtcggacctgtttcccactgaaaggtctaaggtggctttcgtagtcagccttctg is drawn from Hyla sarda isolate aHylSar1 chromosome 4, aHylSar1.hap1, whole genome shotgun sequence and contains these coding sequences:
- the LOC130368850 gene encoding carboxypeptidase A2-like isoform X2, whose protein sequence is MPWNCKLRPVLACLREQVLRIKARNGEQIRQLQDLQSLAHLQLDFWTEPANPEIPVDVRVPFDSLQSVKIYLESNNIDYSIMIKDLQEVIHAEKQEMEINQRKERNSGTFNYGAYHTLNNLYSAIDAIVLDYKSIVSKQQIGLSYEKRPINVLKFSTGANRPGIWIDAGIHSREWVTQATALWTAHKLASDYGKDSSITSLLNRYDVFLLVVTNPDGYVYSHSNDRMWRKTRSINSGSRCVGADPNRNWNAGFGGPGASSDPCSDSYYGPRAESEVEVKAVADFIRGHGKIKGFISIHSYSQYLLFPYGYKCTNPPHFTELNNVGKAAATALSSLYGTQYRVGTICSTIYQASGGSIDWTYDIGIKYSFAFELRDTGRYGFLLPSTQILPTAQETWLGLKKLLEHIRDNPY
- the LOC130368850 gene encoding carboxypeptidase A2-like isoform X1, with product MKILLLLAALVAGVLCERTFIGEQVLRIKARNGEQIRQLQDLQSLAHLQLDFWTEPANPEIPVDVRVPFDSLQSVKIYLESNNIDYSIMIKDLQEVIHAEKQEMEINQRKERNSGTFNYGAYHTLNNLYSAIDAIVLDYKSIVSKQQIGLSYEKRPINVLKFSTGANRPGIWIDAGIHSREWVTQATALWTAHKLASDYGKDSSITSLLNRYDVFLLVVTNPDGYVYSHSNDRMWRKTRSINSGSRCVGADPNRNWNAGFGGPGASSDPCSDSYYGPRAESEVEVKAVADFIRGHGKIKGFISIHSYSQYLLFPYGYKCTNPPHFTELNNVGKAAATALSSLYGTQYRVGTICSTIYQASGGSIDWTYDIGIKYSFAFELRDTGRYGFLLPSTQILPTAQETWLGLKKLLEHIRDNPY
- the LOC130368850 gene encoding carboxypeptidase A2-like isoform X3 — translated: MIKDLQEVIHAEKQEMEINQRKERNSGTFNYGAYHTLNNLYSAIDAIVLDYKSIVSKQQIGLSYEKRPINVLKFSTGANRPGIWIDAGIHSREWVTQATALWTAHKLASDYGKDSSITSLLNRYDVFLLVVTNPDGYVYSHSNDRMWRKTRSINSGSRCVGADPNRNWNAGFGGPGASSDPCSDSYYGPRAESEVEVKAVADFIRGHGKIKGFISIHSYSQYLLFPYGYKCTNPPHFTELNNVGKAAATALSSLYGTQYRVGTICSTIYQASGGSIDWTYDIGIKYSFAFELRDTGRYGFLLPSTQILPTAQETWLGLKKLLEHIRDNPY